One Bacillus sp. 1780r2a1 DNA segment encodes these proteins:
- a CDS encoding MinD/ParA family protein, with product MNDQAAALRKRVAAVKHVSNERTEAKTLAVISGKGGVGKSNFSLNFALALQEKGHRVLLFDMDIGMGNIDVLMGIASSYTIVDMLENKWPIQRVIKQGTQGLAYIAGGSGITSLFEWKRQDLQYLINQFNSVAQDYDYLIFDMGAGMTEGVITFLKTMDDMVLITTPEPTSITDGYAALKFLHLYGVNSSFKMVVNKSLSIKEGVSTYERFNQAAKQFLKCSIELLGIIAEDRCVSNSVNSQVPFVLHYPKGNASQGIKDIANQYATSSSTRNYGIGFVARLKKLFLER from the coding sequence ATGAATGATCAAGCGGCGGCTTTAAGAAAAAGAGTGGCAGCTGTCAAACATGTCTCTAATGAAAGGACGGAGGCTAAGACGTTAGCGGTTATTAGTGGAAAAGGAGGCGTTGGAAAGTCTAATTTTTCCCTAAACTTTGCATTGGCTTTACAGGAGAAAGGGCACCGGGTACTGCTGTTTGATATGGATATTGGAATGGGCAATATCGACGTATTGATGGGAATTGCTTCGAGTTACACCATCGTGGATATGTTAGAGAATAAATGGCCCATTCAGCGTGTTATCAAACAGGGAACACAAGGCCTAGCCTACATTGCTGGCGGATCTGGAATTACTTCTTTATTTGAGTGGAAGCGACAGGACTTACAATATTTAATTAATCAATTTAATTCTGTTGCTCAAGACTATGATTACTTAATTTTCGATATGGGAGCAGGAATGACAGAAGGGGTCATTACCTTTTTAAAGACAATGGATGACATGGTGCTCATTACGACACCTGAACCAACATCCATTACCGATGGCTATGCTGCGCTAAAGTTCTTACATCTATATGGTGTAAATTCCTCTTTTAAGATGGTAGTAAATAAATCACTCTCTATCAAAGAAGGTGTAAGTACGTATGAACGTTTTAATCAAGCGGCTAAACAGTTTTTAAAATGCTCAATTGAATTGTTAGGAATAATAGCAGAAGATCGCTGTGTTTCTAATTCGGTAAACAGTCAAGTGCCATTCGTTTTGCATTATCCTAAAGGCAATGCGAGCCAAGGAATTAAAGATATTGCAAATCAATATGCAACATCGTCTAGTACCAGAAATTACGGCATTGGATTTGTAGCCAGGCTCAAGAAGTTATTTCTCGAAAGGTAG
- the flhF gene encoding flagellar biosynthesis protein FlhF, with translation MKVKKYVASSMPEAMKVIRAELGPEAVILKSRSVKVGGFLGAFTKKKLEVIAGVDDQVKKPKKYVKNHTNEELMKQVNELKQLITTMQPSRNTSVEYPLLVQKAISFLQHQEIEERLLKEVRDKVMELYYTTPSLGDKQLVEWLKNWFEEYLSHSECSKVFQKKYINVVGPTGVGKTTTLAKLAASCILEQNQRVAFITTDTYRISAIDQLKTYASILNVPVEVCYNSEDFQQALQRFNEYDIVFIDTAGRNFLDSQYIHDLHNMLSFNEYMETFLVLTATAKMADLREVYKQFSNIPIDSIILTKLDETTTFGPIINLLTECQLPAAFITIGQDVPDDLEKYTTKKIVDYLFGDWKYE, from the coding sequence ATGAAGGTAAAAAAGTATGTGGCATCTTCAATGCCAGAAGCAATGAAAGTTATTCGAGCAGAGCTTGGTCCAGAAGCCGTAATTTTAAAGTCTCGTTCTGTTAAAGTTGGTGGGTTTCTGGGTGCGTTTACTAAAAAAAAGTTAGAAGTTATTGCAGGGGTAGATGACCAAGTCAAAAAGCCTAAAAAATATGTTAAAAATCATACAAATGAAGAGTTAATGAAGCAGGTTAATGAATTAAAACAGCTGATTACAACGATGCAACCATCAAGAAATACTAGTGTTGAATATCCGTTGCTTGTTCAAAAAGCTATTTCATTTTTGCAGCATCAAGAGATTGAAGAGCGTTTATTAAAAGAAGTAAGAGATAAAGTCATGGAGTTATATTATACAACACCTTCGCTAGGCGATAAGCAGCTGGTTGAGTGGCTGAAAAACTGGTTTGAAGAGTACCTATCCCATTCAGAATGTTCAAAAGTGTTTCAAAAAAAATATATCAACGTTGTTGGTCCTACCGGTGTTGGTAAGACAACAACGCTAGCAAAATTAGCTGCGTCATGTATTTTAGAACAAAATCAAAGAGTTGCATTCATTACAACTGATACATATCGTATTTCAGCCATCGATCAATTAAAAACATATGCATCTATTCTGAATGTCCCAGTTGAAGTTTGCTATAACAGTGAAGATTTTCAACAAGCTCTTCAGAGATTTAATGAATACGATATTGTGTTCATTGATACAGCAGGTCGAAACTTTTTAGACAGCCAGTACATTCATGATCTCCACAATATGCTGTCATTTAATGAATACATGGAGACCTTTTTAGTACTAACAGCGACGGCAAAAATGGCTGATTTACGTGAGGTTTACAAGCAGTTTAGTAATATACCAATCGATTCAATTATTTTGACAAAGCTAGATGAGACCACAACATTTGGTCCAATTATTAATTTGCTAACGGAGTGTCAGCTACCAGCTGCTTTTATAACAATTGGACAAGATGTTCCTGACGATTTAGAGAAATATACTACTAAAAAAATAGTGGATTATCTGTTTGGAGATTGGAAATATGAATGA
- the flhA gene encoding flagellar biosynthesis protein FlhA yields MSARELPVVIGVVLIIVMLVIPLPSWLLSVLIMVNISLALLVLLVSMNMKEPLELSVFPSLLLVLTLFRLGLNVSTTRAILGEGNAGGVVETFGNFVIGGNPLVGFVVFVILIIIQFLVITKGAERVSEVAARFTLDAMPGKQMSIDADLNAGMISEKEAIQRREKIQREADFYGSMDGASKFVKGDAIAGIVITLINILFGIIIGMMQMGMSIGEASQTFTLLTVGDGLVSQIPALMISTATGIIVTRAASTGNLSQDITGQLFAFPAMLYVTGATIAVLGLITPINDLLTLPLALLLAAGGYYLSPKKTKLLLNEEAVSEEEMPADDMKSPESVVNLLSVDPIEFEFGYGLIPLADTNQGGDLLDRIVMIRRQLALELGLVIPVVRIRDNIQLQPNEYRLKIKGNEMARGDLLLDHYLAISPGMGDDMIEGIDTIEPAFQMPAKWINEATKEQAEMFGYTVVDPPSVVSTHITEVIKAYAHELIGRQETKQLIDHVKESYPILIEEVTPSPLSVGEIQRVLAKLLKEQVSIRNLPVIFEVLADYGKMTSDTDLLTEYVRQGLCRQITTQYAAGEQLLRVITLSGKVEKVLAEGVQQTEHGNYLSLDPYVSQNIVEHIVAQVDGAGFQDQTPIVLCSPAVRMYVRQLTERYIPQVAILSYNELEASIEVQSVGVVDLS; encoded by the coding sequence ATGTCTGCAAGAGAGTTACCAGTTGTTATAGGTGTTGTACTCATTATTGTTATGCTTGTTATTCCGCTCCCATCTTGGTTGCTCAGTGTGTTAATTATGGTAAATATATCTCTTGCACTGCTTGTTTTGCTTGTATCAATGAACATGAAAGAGCCGCTTGAGCTATCTGTGTTTCCATCGTTACTGCTTGTACTGACACTTTTCCGTCTCGGGTTAAATGTATCGACCACAAGAGCTATTTTAGGTGAAGGTAATGCAGGTGGTGTGGTAGAAACATTCGGTAACTTTGTTATTGGTGGGAATCCACTTGTAGGGTTCGTTGTTTTTGTTATTTTAATTATCATTCAGTTCTTAGTTATCACAAAAGGAGCTGAGCGTGTCTCAGAGGTAGCTGCACGCTTTACTCTTGATGCAATGCCTGGGAAACAAATGAGCATTGATGCTGATTTAAATGCGGGAATGATTTCCGAAAAAGAAGCCATTCAAAGGCGTGAAAAAATTCAGCGTGAAGCCGATTTTTACGGATCAATGGATGGAGCCAGCAAGTTTGTAAAGGGAGATGCAATTGCTGGTATTGTTATTACACTCATTAATATCTTATTTGGAATCATTATTGGAATGATGCAGATGGGTATGAGCATTGGAGAGGCATCCCAGACGTTCACTTTATTAACAGTTGGCGATGGGTTAGTCAGTCAGATTCCAGCATTAATGATTTCGACTGCTACAGGTATTATTGTCACAAGAGCTGCTTCTACGGGGAATTTAAGTCAAGATATCACCGGACAGCTATTTGCGTTTCCTGCAATGTTATATGTTACTGGAGCAACAATTGCTGTTCTTGGTCTCATTACGCCAATCAATGATTTATTAACACTACCATTAGCACTTTTACTAGCAGCAGGAGGTTATTACTTATCCCCTAAAAAAACAAAACTTCTTTTAAACGAAGAAGCCGTATCAGAAGAAGAAATGCCAGCTGATGATATGAAAAGTCCTGAGAGTGTTGTGAATTTACTGAGCGTAGATCCTATTGAATTTGAATTTGGTTATGGTCTTATCCCTTTAGCAGATACAAATCAAGGAGGGGACTTGTTAGACCGTATCGTTATGATTCGCCGCCAGCTCGCTTTAGAGCTTGGCTTAGTAATTCCTGTTGTAAGGATTCGCGATAATATTCAATTACAGCCAAACGAATATCGTCTAAAAATTAAAGGGAATGAAATGGCAAGAGGCGATTTGTTGCTCGATCATTACCTAGCAATTAGTCCTGGAATGGGTGACGATATGATAGAAGGCATTGATACAATTGAGCCCGCCTTTCAAATGCCAGCCAAGTGGATTAATGAAGCAACGAAAGAGCAAGCAGAGATGTTTGGGTATACGGTAGTAGATCCGCCTTCAGTGGTATCAACACATATTACAGAAGTAATTAAAGCGTATGCTCACGAGTTAATAGGTCGTCAAGAAACAAAACAATTAATTGATCATGTAAAAGAGTCGTATCCAATTTTAATTGAAGAGGTTACCCCATCTCCACTCTCAGTAGGAGAAATTCAACGAGTATTGGCCAAATTATTAAAAGAGCAGGTATCGATTCGAAATTTGCCAGTTATCTTTGAAGTACTAGCTGATTATGGAAAGATGACATCTGACACGGACTTATTAACAGAATATGTTCGTCAAGGATTATGTAGGCAAATCACGACCCAGTATGCTGCTGGAGAGCAGCTGCTTCGCGTCATTACGCTATCGGGAAAAGTTGAAAAAGTACTAGCTGAAGGAGTTCAGCAAACAGAACATGGAAATTATTTATCATTGGATCCATACGTTTCCCAAAATATTGTGGAGCATATCGTTGCTCAAGTTGATGGAGCAGGGTTTCAAGATCAAACACCGATTGTTCTTTGCTCACCAGCCGTACGGATGTATGTCCGCCAGTTAACAGAACGGTATATACCGCAAGTTGCGATTTTATCATATAACGAACTAGAAGCCAGTATTGAAGTTCAGAGCGTTGGAGTGGTTGATTTATCATGA
- the flhB gene encoding flagellar biosynthesis protein FlhB, translated as MFLVRLDLQFFAGEKTEKATPKKRQDSRKKGQVAKSQDVTTAIMLLLVFLYFMFGARYVLEKMMLIIKESFQTYMLTEVTEESVFILLRDLLPEIVYALGPIMLVALVGALAANYMQVGVLFSAEPLQPKLEKIDPIKGAKRIFSMRAIVELLKSTLKILLIGAVTFAVLWLNIDQVLILSHRSIGDSLVSLAKLVLQMGLAASCVLLLLSVLDYMYQKFDFEKNIRMSKQDIKDENKNVEGDPLIKSKIKQKQREMAMSRMMQEVPKADVVITNPTHYAIALKYDEDKMDAPYVVASGVDFVAQKIKAVAKSHEIIMVENRPLARGLYEQTKVGDVVPEEFFKAVAEILAYVYRIQKKV; from the coding sequence ATGTTTCTCGTTCGGTTAGATTTGCAGTTTTTTGCGGGAGAAAAAACGGAAAAGGCAACGCCTAAAAAAAGGCAAGATTCTAGAAAAAAAGGACAAGTAGCAAAAAGTCAAGACGTCACGACAGCTATTATGCTACTCCTTGTTTTTCTCTATTTTATGTTCGGGGCTCGGTATGTGCTTGAAAAGATGATGCTTATTATAAAGGAGTCTTTTCAGACATATATGCTAACGGAAGTTACGGAAGAAAGTGTATTTATTTTGCTACGAGACTTACTCCCTGAAATTGTGTATGCACTCGGACCTATTATGCTCGTTGCCTTGGTAGGTGCGCTTGCAGCTAATTACATGCAGGTTGGCGTTCTCTTTTCAGCTGAACCTCTGCAGCCAAAACTGGAAAAGATTGATCCAATTAAAGGAGCAAAAAGAATTTTTTCGATGAGAGCAATTGTTGAACTATTGAAGTCTACGCTAAAGATTCTCTTAATCGGTGCTGTTACGTTTGCAGTGTTGTGGCTTAATATTGATCAGGTTCTCATTTTATCTCATCGCAGCATTGGAGACAGCTTAGTATCACTAGCGAAATTAGTTTTGCAAATGGGACTTGCAGCCTCTTGTGTTTTACTTTTATTGTCTGTTCTTGACTACATGTACCAAAAATTTGATTTTGAAAAAAATATTCGTATGTCAAAGCAAGATATTAAAGATGAAAATAAAAACGTGGAAGGCGATCCGCTCATAAAATCTAAAATTAAGCAGAAACAGCGCGAAATGGCAATGTCTAGAATGATGCAAGAAGTGCCAAAAGCTGATGTTGTCATTACGAATCCAACTCATTATGCAATTGCTTTAAAGTATGATGAAGATAAAATGGATGCTCCGTATGTAGTAGCAAGCGGAGTAGATTTCGTAGCTCAAAAAATAAAAGCTGTTGCAAAAAGCCATGAAATTATTATGGTAGAAAACCGGCCTTTAGCAAGAGGCTTATATGAGCAAACAAAAGTTGGCGATGTTGTGCCTGAAGAGTTTTTTAAGGCAGTAGCTGAGATTTTAGCTTATGTGTATCGCATTCAAAAAAAGGTATAA
- the fliR gene encoding flagellar type III secretion system protein FliR produces MTQLISIYPTFLLVLVRLSAFFITVPLFSYRTVPAFHKVGLATALSLVVITTLDFPIIPLDSHFLLLIIKECLVGISMGLIAYIVIMAIQIAGGLIDFQMGFAIANVMDPQTGAQSPITGQYLYIFALLFLLSTNGHHLLIDGVYHSYEVLKINELSFSVGSELFVTTIIKTFSMMFLLAVQMSLPVVGALFLVDIALGIVARTVPQLNIFVVGFPLKIIVAFLFLIVVMGSMFYMMQLIFEYMLESMRTMIHLLGGV; encoded by the coding sequence ATGACACAACTCATCAGTATTTATCCAACATTTCTTTTAGTTTTAGTACGATTGTCCGCTTTCTTTATTACGGTACCGCTCTTTTCATATCGTACAGTTCCGGCTTTTCACAAAGTAGGGCTAGCAACAGCTTTATCACTTGTGGTAATCACAACATTAGATTTCCCAATTATTCCACTTGATAGTCACTTTTTGCTTCTTATCATTAAGGAATGTCTCGTGGGGATTTCGATGGGGTTAATTGCATATATCGTGATTATGGCTATTCAGATTGCAGGTGGGTTAATTGATTTTCAAATGGGCTTTGCTATTGCTAACGTGATGGATCCCCAAACGGGTGCTCAAAGTCCTATTACCGGTCAGTACCTCTATATTTTTGCACTGCTCTTTTTATTATCGACTAATGGTCATCATTTGTTAATAGATGGAGTCTATCATAGTTATGAAGTATTAAAGATTAACGAACTTTCATTTTCAGTTGGAAGTGAACTGTTTGTAACGACAATTATAAAAACGTTTAGCATGATGTTCTTATTAGCCGTTCAAATGTCGCTTCCGGTTGTAGGTGCGTTGTTTCTTGTCGATATAGCACTTGGAATTGTCGCAAGAACGGTACCTCAGCTTAATATTTTTGTAGTAGGATTTCCGCTTAAAATCATCGTAGCATTTCTTTTTCTAATCGTTGTTATGGGAAGTATGTTTTATATGATGCAGCTAATCTTTGAATACATGCTAGAGTCGATGCGAACGATGATTCATTTACTAGGAGGAGTATAA
- the fliQ gene encoding flagellar biosynthesis protein FliQ, whose translation MNGEFVISLAEKGVYTILIVCGPLLLLALVVGLLVSIFQATTQIQEQTLAFVPKIVAVLVGIVFFGPWMLSKMVSFTYNIFSNLHRYIG comes from the coding sequence ATGAATGGAGAATTTGTTATTTCGTTAGCAGAAAAAGGCGTATATACAATCTTAATTGTGTGTGGTCCACTTTTGCTATTAGCACTCGTTGTCGGCTTGCTTGTCAGTATCTTTCAAGCAACAACTCAGATTCAAGAACAAACCTTGGCCTTTGTGCCAAAAATTGTAGCGGTCCTTGTAGGAATTGTATTTTTTGGTCCATGGATGTTATCTAAGATGGTGTCATTTACGTATAATATTTTTTCAAACCTACATAGGTATATTGGATAA
- the fliP gene encoding flagellar type III secretion system pore protein FliP (The bacterial flagellar biogenesis protein FliP forms a type III secretion system (T3SS)-type pore required for flagellar assembly.) gives MNEVMEIFNASNAESVSTSIQLLLLLTVLSIAPGILILMTCFTRIVIVLSFVRTSLGTQQMPPNQVLLGLALFITFFVMAPTFSQVNKEALQPLLNEEINLTEAYDQAALPMKEFMSAHTRQKDLALFLEYADMDRPSSVEDIPLTALVPAFAISELKTAFQIGFMIFVPFLVIDMIISSVLMSMGMMMLPPVMISLPFKILLFVLVDGWNLVIKSLLISFQ, from the coding sequence ATGAATGAAGTAATGGAGATTTTTAATGCTAGTAATGCTGAAAGCGTATCAACGTCAATCCAGCTATTGCTGCTTCTAACGGTTCTGTCAATTGCTCCGGGTATTTTAATTTTAATGACATGCTTTACTCGAATTGTCATTGTCCTTTCGTTTGTTCGAACGTCACTAGGTACTCAGCAAATGCCTCCCAATCAAGTGTTGTTAGGGCTCGCTTTATTTATAACGTTCTTCGTTATGGCACCAACATTTTCACAAGTGAATAAAGAAGCTTTACAGCCGTTATTGAATGAAGAAATTAATCTAACAGAGGCGTATGATCAAGCCGCACTTCCTATGAAAGAGTTTATGAGTGCTCATACGCGCCAAAAAGACTTAGCATTATTTTTGGAATATGCAGACATGGATAGACCAAGCTCAGTAGAAGACATTCCATTAACAGCATTGGTTCCTGCATTTGCAATTAGTGAATTAAAAACAGCATTTCAAATTGGTTTTATGATCTTTGTTCCGTTTCTTGTCATCGATATGATTATTTCCAGCGTATTAATGTCGATGGGAATGATGATGTTACCGCCTGTTATGATTTCTTTGCCGTTTAAAATTTTGCTTTTTGTTTTAGTAGACGGTTGGAATTTAGTCATTAAATCATTATTAATAAGTTTTCAATAG
- a CDS encoding flagellar biosynthetic protein FliO → MLRYIVFILGIAGSLLFQDSVSVQAAETSDSVKECIENPSACEKELDANTVGDSNSNQGATISAGEVVKMLFAFAFVIGLLLIVLRVVKSKGNMLKQNQLVENLGGTNLGNSKSVQVVKVGEQLFVVGVGDNIELLSEVVGEDKEQLLKKYQNQHSDGEYKVILPSLFERKEKETIAVKNIKSFTQSLSQIMKKRKAKLEELERNRKQNE, encoded by the coding sequence TTGCTGCGATATATCGTATTTATTTTAGGAATCGCTGGAAGTCTATTGTTTCAAGATAGTGTAAGTGTGCAAGCGGCAGAAACATCAGATTCAGTGAAAGAATGTATAGAAAATCCAAGTGCTTGTGAAAAAGAGTTGGATGCTAATACAGTTGGTGACAGCAATTCCAATCAAGGTGCGACTATTTCAGCTGGTGAAGTAGTAAAAATGTTATTTGCTTTTGCATTTGTGATTGGTTTATTACTAATTGTATTAAGGGTTGTTAAGTCCAAAGGAAATATGTTAAAGCAAAATCAGTTAGTGGAAAATTTGGGTGGAACAAACCTTGGGAATAGCAAATCTGTTCAAGTTGTCAAGGTAGGTGAGCAGCTGTTCGTTGTAGGTGTAGGAGACAATATTGAGCTGCTTTCAGAAGTGGTTGGAGAAGATAAAGAGCAGTTGTTAAAGAAATACCAAAATCAACACAGTGATGGTGAATATAAAGTGATTCTTCCATCACTATTTGAGCGAAAAGAAAAGGAAACAATTGCAGTTAAAAATATAAAATCTTTTACACAATCGTTAAGTCAAATAATGAAAAAGCGGAAAGCCAAGTTGGAAGAATTAGAAAGGAACCGTAAGCAAAATGAATGA
- a CDS encoding response regulator, translated as MSKRVLIVDDAAFMRMMIKDILTKNGYEVVGEAADGMQAIDLYKEHQPDLVTMDITMPEMDGITALKEIKQLNPAARVIMCSAMGQQAMVIDAIQAGAKDFIVKPFQADRVLEAISKAVG; from the coding sequence ATGAGTAAACGAGTATTAATTGTAGACGATGCAGCATTTATGCGTATGATGATTAAGGATATCCTTACAAAAAATGGATACGAGGTTGTAGGGGAAGCTGCTGATGGAATGCAAGCTATCGATCTTTATAAAGAGCATCAGCCAGACCTTGTAACAATGGATATTACAATGCCGGAAATGGATGGAATTACGGCTTTAAAAGAGATTAAGCAACTGAATCCAGCTGCGAGAGTTATTATGTGTTCAGCGATGGGACAACAAGCAATGGTTATCGATGCAATTCAAGCTGGCGCAAAAGACTTTATCGTCAAGCCATTCCAAGCAGACCGAGTTCTTGAAGCTATTTCAAAAGCTGTAGGATAA